The segment aaaaactttttttacataatagaCTAATTgctcaattatatattcattatatatttattatttaggtatattatatattataagatattgagtttaatttcaaatttactttaaaagctCTTGATGCTCTCGTACACACGCTTTCCAGTCAGAATGTTCTGTAGCCATACGAAATTTATTAGCCAAAATTTCAAATCTAGCCGTTGGAAACCAAAGTAAAAGAGCAAGAAAAACTGTGGCACAGACTTGAGCATACACTTGATACAAAGCAAATGActgatgtaaataaataattcctcTCATTGGTTGATAATCGATAGAAAATGGATACTCTAATTCTAATACGGGCTGAGCCAGCACCAGTGGCACTAAAATCAAAGCAACTACAGTTACGGTCATTAATATCAATGTTATACCATAAATTgctatatgtttatttatatattcctgTATTACATCCCTTTCTATTGGATTTGCAtgtttgttgaaattttccatcttcaaaattatattctgcaatattattaacaataattttaagcagttatattattaaattttatgctcataaaataattttatttaacttgaggaataatatatataagaaaaatttgtttacattAGCAAACACCTTGCCGATGACCTTGACATGTAGAGGGtacatttctataattaaaaggTTTTTGAGTTTTTTGTTACATACAATCATTTAAAATCGCCAGCTAAAATCTTTGCAACATTACTCAGAGTGATGGTCTTGATAAcatatactaaaattattgaaatcggAGGATGATCCgtatatctgtataattaccaaatattatttttataatatttcaaaatcgtGTATCTCAGAAACTAAAAGAGACCGCTGCAAAATTTAAAGCGTATATTACATAGGAAAGTATCCtttacaatatatgtcaaagtcAAGGTCATCAGCACGGGGTCCAttaatgtaaacatttataaaaaattttaatctaattatatatataaataatatatataatattatatataaaaaaaattttttagttctgatataagtaatttattttaaatgtaactgtaattaaatatgatcCGCGTTGTGTCTAATACCTaaagttttaactttttttaaaaatatatagtgcaCACATATCACGTgtagaatattttgaaatcaaCGTTTTcaatatctcaaatatttatacatagtttatatttatattaatataaatttgtattatatttgctAGATTTCCATTTTAGTTACGCTCGTAACAGTTAAtacatttgttataaaaatataaaaatgtatacaatttatttctcttacttGCAAACGATCGTACTCTCGCGTAAACAGATATATTTGCACTGGAATTTCACATAAGGTGCCTAAGACACAGCTTAGTTGTATTAGCACCAACGTATTGTCATACTGAGTAATAATCCTATATGCTACCGTACATATTATTAGCATCGCATGCAAACTATTGAACAAACGAAAAAACTTATCATAAATGATTTGCAATTTTGTTGCAGTGGGTGGTAGCGGCCAACAGCATGCGAAAGTTAAATGCATTCTCAAGAAAGCGATGAGTTTTTCGAATGTTACGGAGTATGCCATAATAATTTTGGTAAGCTTCCTCGATTCACAAACTCCACGTAGTATCGTCTACTTTGAATAACTCCCTCGTGACTATATTTTCACCCATACGAGAAAAACTAAAGCGTGATAAATAGAAAGAACACTTTACTATAGATATAATCTCTCTTTCACAATATTACTTCAATAAATCTACCATAGATACAATAATGCATGCAATTCTgcgaataaatattagaaaaaatacatgtttttttctaCTGAAAACACTAAATATAACtacttgaataaataataaagacaaaagGGTAGAATGTAGAAACAAGCAGTATAGAGACGCGTCTATAATTCtcatttctcttatttattttttataatcttagtaatTGCGTGTGGAATAGCGAGATAAGTAATGCATAAAGCATACTGTTAATACATTTGTTATTACTACCCATAACTTCCGCTTAGTGTTAGTTTCAGAATGATATGAGCTGCATACTGCATAAAGGATGtcttaatacataatatttatctcttgttgatataaatactataatgTTTGTATGTagttattagaaaaagaacgtaatgttctctcttttctattatctttatttctcgATCTATATTACTTGATTTACATCCTATTACATTAGAGACtattacattgaaaaaaaaattataatacattttaaatatttattttcagatattttgaaTGTGTCTTCAACAAAAGACATACTATGGTaaacgtaaataatttttggaaaCGTAAtcttaattgttaaaaaatgatatcactcttgaaataaaaatgacatcaATTTCGTAATTTCATTTCAaagtcattaatttatttttttttttttgtaattcacACTTTTGTAACTAACAcaagaaatatatgataacaataaacttaaataactaaattaaacGTTTGTTTCACATAATttgtattcattaattaatgtaatattttaattaatgcaatatcGCTTGTAATGCCATAAAATATGAGAATGTAGAGTAAAGAacctagaaataaaaaatgtaattatttgacAAATGTACTATAATAactatgttataattaatattaatacttactGTTCCGCAAAATCTTATTGAAACTATGGGTATAAAATTAGTACCGCTAACTGCAACTGGTTTTTGACACCTTTGAATAACCATAAAGATTGTTCGGCGTAAGTTTGGTGATGCATTTATCCATGGAGAATCATAAATTTGCCAAGAAACATTGTAagcctataaaaaaaattataaaaatgtgtcaGCGCCTCAgttacttttttcaaattagatagagcaatataattatttaattaagataaaaatatcttagcATTTGGATACACAAGCTTAAATATGCgctctttgaaatattatttgtttaatgtattatatttatataattaatacatgatacattttacattatactctgtttttaaaaacgtttttattgtttttatcaaaaatttgtgaaaatatttgtccTACTAATACAGCTTTTATTACAtaagattaaaagattaacCATATCAGTTAGTGCCTGCGCTGACCAACAGCAAACAAAGAGCCTCCACATTGCAATAGAAGTGATCATCAGAAACAAACTTATTTCCACAAAAGGCGCATTCTgcaattcatataaaattataataatatgacagagcttacaataattaaaatataaattatagaataaatgtaacaggaaaaaaaattgctttaatcataatcaatgtatgtatgtatatgtcgtaggcaaatggttattttaggaaaatagcttttgactaGGCAAATGCTATCTGGCGTGTACGTACtaaaaagtacattttggAAAAGAACACTTAGGTTTCCATCTAAGCATAGGGGAACGGGGCGAAGCCCCATTCCCAtcaaaaattatgacaaaacttgagagcgcAGAAACTACCAAGACTGACAGTACAGCCAGATAACCATTTGCCtagtcaaaagctattttcctaaaataaccatttgcctacgacatatatattacattcaaaAGTTGAAATTCATTCTTTTGCGAATTGACAggattttttgcattttgaaaaaatcaaaagataataatttatagtaagcCTTATCGTTAATAATCTATGTTGCGAAGATGAAAATACtggttaattttgttttaaatcggattatagacatataaatttcaaaatatacgtatataacgtaatttaatttaatgataaaaattatcattatattgtgtaattttttccttttctcgaAACACTTGATAACATATTGTCACGgttttaaataactttcaaAATTGGCTGTTTCTTAACAAATTAttgtgttaaataaaaattccgcTGTACTTGATTATAAGGTAAAAAAAAC is part of the Anoplolepis gracilipes chromosome 2, ASM4749672v1, whole genome shotgun sequence genome and harbors:
- the LOC140662901 gene encoding putative odorant receptor 92a isoform X3; the protein is MAYSVTFEKLIAFLRMHLTFACCWPLPPTATKLQIIYDKFFRLFNSLHAMLIICTVAYRIITQYDNTLVLIQLSCVLGTLCEIPVQIYLFTREYDRLQNIILKMENFNKHANPIERDVIQEYINKHIAIYVYAQVCATVFLALLLWFPTARFEILANKFRMATEHSDWKACVREHQELLKFTKQVTISLSYITLSSLGVSTITVVFSGLTFLGQFPMIVKMQYSIVCCSSLSKVFLCTWPADHLMSMSSYVGDAAYNSLWYEYGTATQKLMLYTLFRSQRPVIVSVPGLVAALSLQHYASYVSMAFSYLTSFRAILSNDMD
- the LOC140662901 gene encoding uncharacterized protein isoform X2, which gives rise to MAYSVTFEKLIAFLRMHLTFACCWPLPPTATKLQIIYDKFFRLFNSLHAMLIICTVAYRIITQYDNTLVLIQLSCVLGTLCEIPVQIYLFTREYDRLQNIILKMENFNKHANPIERDVIQEYINKHIAIYGITLILMTVTVVALILVPLVLAQPVLELEYPFSIDYQPMRGIIYLHQSFALYQVYAQVCATVFLALLLWFPTARFEILANKFRMATEHSDWKACVREHQELLKFTKQVTISLSYITLSSLGVSTITQFPMIVKMQYSIVCCSSLSKVFLCTWPADHLMSMSSYVGDAAYNSLWYEYGTATQKLMLYTLFRSQRPVIVSVPGLVAALSLQHYASYVSMAFSYLTSFRAILSNDMD
- the LOC140662901 gene encoding uncharacterized protein isoform X1, whose translation is MAYSVTFEKLIAFLRMHLTFACCWPLPPTATKLQIIYDKFFRLFNSLHAMLIICTVAYRIITQYDNTLVLIQLSCVLGTLCEIPVQIYLFTREYDRLQNIILKMENFNKHANPIERDVIQEYINKHIAIYGITLILMTVTVVALILVPLVLAQPVLELEYPFSIDYQPMRGIIYLHQSFALYQVYAQVCATVFLALLLWFPTARFEILANKFRMATEHSDWKACVREHQELLKFTKQVTISLSYITLSSLGVSTITVVFSGLTFLGQFPMIVKMQYSIVCCSSLSKVFLCTWPADHLMSMSSYVGDAAYNSLWYEYGTATQKLMLYTLFRSQRPVIVSVPGLVAALSLQHYASYVSMAFSYLTSFRAILSNDMD